A window of Hyalangium gracile contains these coding sequences:
- a CDS encoding GNAT family N-acetyltransferase codes for MTEDVLVRRVGASEVAACVEPLADVLIDCVEGGASVGFMRPLPRERAVAFWRKVAEGVVRGERVLLVAEDGAGRILGTVQLILSMPDNQQHRGDIAKMLVHREARRRGVAQRLMAAIEDEARKEGRTVLVLDTVTGSSAERLYERAGWQRVGVVPKYALMPDGEFCATTFFFKHL; via the coding sequence ATGACCGAGGACGTGCTCGTGCGGCGTGTCGGCGCCAGCGAGGTCGCCGCCTGCGTGGAGCCCCTCGCCGACGTGCTGATCGACTGCGTCGAGGGAGGCGCGTCCGTGGGCTTCATGCGGCCCCTGCCGCGCGAGAGAGCCGTGGCGTTCTGGAGGAAGGTCGCCGAAGGCGTCGTGCGCGGGGAGCGGGTGCTGCTCGTGGCCGAGGATGGAGCAGGGCGCATCCTCGGCACGGTGCAGTTGATTCTATCGATGCCCGACAACCAGCAGCACCGGGGCGACATCGCCAAGATGCTCGTCCACCGCGAGGCCCGACGGCGCGGCGTCGCGCAGCGCCTGATGGCGGCCATCGAGGACGAGGCGCGCAAGGAAGGCCGCACCGTCCTCGTGCTGGACACGGTGACAGGGAGCTCCGCGGAGCGGCTCTACGAGCGAGCCGGGTGGCAGCGCGTGGGCGTCGTCCCCAAGTACGCCTTGATGCCGGACGGAGAGTTCTGCGCGACGACGTTCTTCTTCAAGCACCTCTGA
- a CDS encoding DUF3817 domain-containing protein, with amino-acid sequence MLKTPLERFRAVALLEGLSFVVLLFIAMPLKYLADMPLAVRLVGMAHGVLFLLYLPALFEVAVAHRWSFLRGVVAFAASLVPFGTFVLEASLRREARAAAQPGAVVPPGSTG; translated from the coding sequence ATGTTGAAGACTCCGCTGGAGCGGTTCCGTGCCGTCGCGCTGCTGGAAGGCCTGTCCTTCGTCGTCCTCCTCTTCATCGCCATGCCGCTGAAGTACCTGGCGGACATGCCCCTGGCGGTGAGGCTGGTGGGCATGGCGCACGGCGTGTTGTTCCTCCTGTACCTCCCCGCGCTGTTCGAGGTGGCGGTGGCCCACCGCTGGTCCTTCCTGCGGGGAGTGGTCGCGTTCGCCGCGTCGCTGGTCCCCTTCGGGACCTTCGTGCTCGAGGCGTCGCTGCGTCGTGAGGCTCGGGCGGCGGCTCAGCCGGGCGCCGTCGTGCCACCCGGGAGCACGGGATGA
- a CDS encoding cyclase family protein, whose product MHLAISPSKSLFMQCTHASRRLRSWSALGAALLLAPTAMAEEPAPQGLTGHLIREVKRAKVIELSHTWDENSPVLALNPPYAMSLPFTHANTRGTFGDGGQLSFTSDGMQWSGQHGAPSIDAVGHIGHDGLLYGGVDAEAATSDPRGLGRSGVGAELAIDQYPMDLLVNRGVLLDVARFVMGNSQPLPAGFEITSHHLRQTAAFQRVHLQPGDTVFIRTGWGQHFKGDPELYKGVASPGPGLDAAQYLLEKGARVVGADTLTFEKRPATVYIPQLQVFPVHLLLVPDNGIYIIENVQLEDLSAARAYEFVAVVPPLKVLGATGSALRAFALVDRHGR is encoded by the coding sequence ATGCACCTGGCGATCTCTCCTTCGAAGAGCCTGTTCATGCAGTGCACCCATGCGTCGCGGAGGCTGCGCTCCTGGAGCGCTCTCGGAGCCGCGCTCCTGCTGGCGCCCACCGCGATGGCCGAGGAGCCCGCGCCTCAAGGACTCACCGGCCATCTCATCCGGGAGGTGAAGCGCGCGAAGGTGATCGAGCTCAGCCACACGTGGGATGAGAACTCTCCGGTGCTGGCCCTCAACCCGCCCTACGCCATGTCGCTGCCGTTCACGCATGCCAACACGCGCGGCACCTTCGGGGATGGCGGGCAGCTCTCGTTCACCTCCGATGGCATGCAGTGGAGCGGGCAGCACGGCGCCCCGAGCATCGATGCCGTGGGCCACATCGGCCACGATGGGCTGCTCTACGGGGGAGTGGACGCGGAGGCGGCCACGAGCGATCCGCGAGGCCTGGGCCGCAGCGGGGTGGGCGCGGAGCTCGCCATCGACCAGTACCCGATGGACCTGCTGGTCAACCGGGGGGTGCTGCTGGACGTGGCCCGCTTCGTCATGGGCAACAGCCAGCCCCTGCCCGCGGGGTTCGAGATCACCTCTCACCACCTGAGGCAGACGGCCGCGTTCCAGCGGGTGCACCTGCAGCCGGGAGACACCGTCTTCATCCGCACCGGCTGGGGCCAGCACTTCAAGGGCGACCCGGAGCTCTACAAGGGCGTGGCTTCACCCGGTCCTGGCCTGGACGCGGCGCAGTACCTGCTGGAGAAGGGGGCGCGCGTGGTGGGGGCAGACACGCTGACCTTCGAGAAGCGCCCGGCCACCGTCTACATCCCGCAGCTGCAGGTGTTCCCGGTGCACCTGCTGCTGGTGCCGGACAATGGCATCTACATCATCGAGAACGTCCAGCTGGAGGACCTGTCCGCGGCCCGGGCCTACGAGTTCGTCGCGGTGGTGCCGCCGCTCAAGGTGCTGGGGGCGACCGGCTCGGCCCTGCGCGCCTTCGCGCTGGTCGATCGGCATGGCAGGTGA
- a CDS encoding methyl-accepting chemotaxis protein, whose translation MIWFQNLRIASKILVVFLGLLAFTAFIGIFSLAQMSDVRSASQQISTNWLPSVEMLADLKERTADFRLKQLDHILVTSPERMAAIEEIQAQNVAHIRSLMAHYETLTASDQERVLYEDFKRMWEAYVSQNPKLLQLSRQNQDDAAIALALGSLLQEFDACTAKLAALVLLNRKGSDEAAAHADATYASSRVWIIGVLLGTGGLGFLASLVLARSIGRPLGEAVAVAHRVAEGDLTMRISAETRDETGQLLSAMRGMTLRLGQIIGEVREGARSLASASSQVSASSQGLSRGTSEQASSVEETTANLEQMRGSIQQNRDHSRQMEQMAVQGARDAEESGKAVQETVEAMSAITEKISIIEEIAYQTNLLALNAAIEAARAGEHGRGFAVVATEVRKLAERSRSAAQEISVMATQSAKVALRSGQLLKELVPSIHKTARLVQEVVAASGEQASGVTQISRAMAHVEQVTQRNASASEELASTAEEMSAQSEALHQLVAFFRVGERIEPGPGPMSRPPREEGLTPLVHVLGAMPSHPRGAGSRSR comes from the coding sequence ATGATCTGGTTTCAGAACCTGAGGATCGCCTCCAAGATCCTTGTCGTGTTTCTTGGCCTGCTGGCCTTCACTGCCTTCATCGGCATCTTCTCGCTGGCGCAGATGTCGGATGTGCGCTCGGCCTCCCAGCAGATCTCCACCAACTGGCTGCCGAGCGTGGAGATGCTCGCGGACCTCAAGGAGCGGACGGCGGATTTCCGGCTCAAGCAGCTCGACCACATCCTGGTCACCTCGCCCGAGCGGATGGCCGCCATCGAGGAGATCCAGGCGCAGAACGTGGCGCACATCCGGTCGCTCATGGCGCACTACGAGACGCTGACGGCGTCCGACCAGGAGCGCGTGCTGTACGAGGACTTCAAGCGGATGTGGGAGGCCTATGTCTCCCAGAATCCCAAACTGTTGCAGCTGTCGCGGCAGAACCAGGACGACGCGGCCATCGCGCTGGCGCTGGGCTCGCTCCTCCAGGAGTTCGACGCGTGCACCGCGAAGCTGGCCGCGCTGGTGCTCCTCAACCGCAAGGGCTCGGATGAGGCGGCGGCGCATGCGGACGCGACCTACGCCTCGTCGCGGGTGTGGATCATCGGCGTGCTGCTGGGAACGGGGGGACTGGGCTTCCTGGCGTCCCTGGTGCTGGCGAGGAGCATTGGCCGGCCGCTGGGCGAGGCGGTGGCGGTGGCCCACCGCGTCGCCGAGGGTGACCTCACGATGCGCATCTCGGCGGAGACGCGGGACGAGACGGGCCAGCTGCTGTCGGCCATGCGGGGGATGACGCTCAGGCTCGGGCAGATCATCGGCGAGGTGCGCGAGGGCGCCCGCTCGCTGGCCTCCGCCTCCTCCCAGGTGTCCGCCTCCTCGCAGGGCCTCTCTCGGGGCACCAGCGAGCAGGCCAGCAGCGTGGAGGAGACCACCGCCAACCTCGAGCAGATGCGCGGCTCCATCCAGCAGAACCGGGACCACAGCCGGCAGATGGAGCAGATGGCCGTCCAGGGCGCCCGCGATGCGGAGGAGAGCGGAAAGGCGGTGCAGGAGACGGTGGAGGCGATGAGCGCCATCACCGAGAAGATCTCCATCATCGAGGAGATCGCCTACCAGACGAACCTGCTGGCGCTCAACGCGGCCATCGAGGCGGCCCGCGCGGGCGAGCATGGCAGGGGCTTCGCCGTGGTGGCCACCGAGGTGCGCAAGCTGGCCGAGCGCAGCCGGAGCGCGGCGCAGGAGATCAGCGTCATGGCCACCCAGAGCGCGAAGGTGGCCCTGCGCTCGGGCCAGCTGCTGAAGGAGCTGGTGCCGTCCATCCACAAGACGGCGCGGCTGGTGCAGGAGGTGGTGGCGGCCTCCGGAGAGCAGGCCAGCGGTGTCACCCAGATCAGCCGCGCCATGGCGCACGTGGAGCAGGTGACACAGCGCAATGCCTCGGCCTCCGAGGAGCTCGCCTCGACGGCCGAGGAGATGTCCGCCCAGTCGGAGGCGCTCCACCAGCTGGTGGCCTTCTTCCGGGTGGGTGAACGCATCGAGCCAGGTCCCGGCCCGATGTCGCGTCCACCTCGCGAGGAAGGACTCACTCCCCTGGTGCACGTGCTCGGAGCAATGCCCTCGCACCCACGTGGCGCCGGCTCGAGAAGCCGGTAG
- a CDS encoding S28 family serine protease yields MNLRVSGNWRGTVLLLCAWLLQACGEGIPEAVDTGSARSRLEAADSGDILAQLQAIPGMTVLQEKPVPGNPSLRYFVLDYEQPADHRHPQRERFQQRMTLLHRASSAPVVLASTGYGLYTYQPVNTEPSYLLTANVLYVEHRFFNTSTPASSNWKLLDIYQAATDHHRIVQAFKPLYPASWLTTGGSKGGMTSIYHRYFYPDDVDATVAYVAPNSYLDGDPRYVHFLNHVGTEDCRQRLRQVQRGLLTRRAEMQPFIDELLSYGVTFDGLGLEKAYEFAVLEAPFTFWQYGSGVDACEYIPGANAPAAELFQFLTDTNSLDFYADQSLAPYAAYYYQSATQLGGPRYPEAHLWPWLKYPGQDVSRSFPPYGVDKDFDFLTMYWVERWMKKSAQRMMLIYGENDPWSTGAFEVSPSNDSVRYFVAGGNHGASIYDLPEAQRSQALRKLSDWMGVPTRPFPSAAARGAEELPVVNTALMRRPRL; encoded by the coding sequence ATGAACTTGAGAGTGAGCGGGAACTGGCGCGGCACGGTGCTGCTGCTGTGCGCATGGCTTTTGCAAGCCTGTGGCGAAGGCATCCCGGAGGCGGTGGACACCGGCTCGGCCCGGAGCAGGCTGGAGGCCGCGGACTCGGGCGACATCCTGGCGCAGCTCCAGGCCATTCCCGGGATGACGGTGCTGCAGGAGAAGCCCGTGCCGGGCAACCCGTCGCTGCGCTACTTCGTGCTGGACTACGAGCAGCCGGCGGACCACCGCCACCCGCAGCGGGAGCGCTTCCAGCAGCGGATGACGCTGCTGCACCGCGCTTCCAGCGCGCCCGTGGTGCTCGCCAGCACCGGCTATGGGCTCTACACGTACCAGCCGGTCAACACCGAGCCCTCGTACCTGCTCACCGCCAACGTCCTCTACGTGGAGCACCGCTTCTTCAACACGTCGACGCCGGCCTCGAGCAACTGGAAGCTGCTCGACATCTATCAGGCCGCCACGGACCATCACCGCATCGTCCAGGCCTTCAAGCCGCTGTATCCGGCGAGCTGGCTGACCACCGGTGGCAGCAAGGGCGGCATGACGTCCATCTACCACCGCTACTTCTATCCCGACGACGTGGACGCGACGGTGGCCTACGTGGCGCCCAACAGCTACCTCGACGGGGATCCGCGCTACGTGCACTTCCTCAACCACGTGGGCACCGAGGACTGCCGCCAGCGGCTGCGCCAGGTGCAGCGGGGCCTGCTCACGCGGCGCGCGGAGATGCAGCCCTTCATCGACGAGCTGCTCTCGTATGGGGTTACCTTCGACGGGCTGGGGCTGGAGAAGGCCTATGAGTTCGCCGTCCTCGAGGCGCCCTTCACCTTCTGGCAGTACGGCAGCGGGGTGGATGCCTGCGAGTACATCCCCGGGGCGAACGCGCCGGCCGCGGAGCTCTTCCAGTTCCTCACCGACACCAACTCCCTGGACTTCTACGCGGACCAGTCGCTGGCGCCGTACGCGGCCTACTACTACCAGAGCGCCACGCAGCTGGGCGGCCCCCGCTACCCGGAGGCGCACCTGTGGCCGTGGCTGAAGTACCCCGGGCAGGACGTGTCGCGCAGCTTCCCTCCCTACGGCGTGGACAAGGACTTCGACTTCCTCACCATGTACTGGGTGGAGCGCTGGATGAAGAAGAGCGCGCAGCGGATGATGCTCATCTACGGCGAGAACGACCCGTGGTCCACGGGTGCCTTCGAGGTGAGCCCGTCCAACGACTCGGTCCGCTACTTCGTGGCCGGTGGCAACCATGGCGCCTCCATCTATGACCTGCCCGAGGCCCAGAGGAGCCAGGCGCTGCGGAAGCTGTCGGACTGGATGGGCGTGCCCACCCGGCCCTTCCCGTCGGCGGCGGCGCGTGGCGCGGAGGAGCTGCCCGTGGTGAACACCGCCCTCATGCGTCGCCCTCGCCTCTGA
- a CDS encoding alpha/beta fold hydrolase: MEPERLGTTQLPDGRLLGWGEWGPTSGPPVLFCTGAAMSRWLGLGAGVLERAKVRLISVDRPGLGVSTPAPGRGLLDWAADIQHLATARKLEGLLAVGFSQGAPFALACAARGVVKGVAIVAGGDELAHPVTRRLLHPEVAKLVDLVAAEPARAEAFFAGMSARMLWDMVIGMSSEADRAVFTEPRFAAAYQRALDEGFSQGSAGYARDTVLHMSRWPFELESLRVPVDLWYGGLDTSTVHSPDNGETLARRIPSARRQVLPHVGSALPWLHGEDILGSLLARTQSASG, translated from the coding sequence ATGGAGCCCGAGCGACTCGGGACGACGCAGCTGCCCGACGGGCGGCTTCTGGGGTGGGGTGAATGGGGTCCGACGTCCGGCCCTCCCGTGCTGTTCTGCACTGGAGCGGCGATGAGCCGCTGGCTGGGTCTGGGCGCTGGCGTCCTCGAGAGAGCGAAGGTCCGTCTCATCTCGGTCGATCGGCCCGGGCTCGGTGTCTCCACCCCGGCCCCGGGCAGGGGGCTGCTCGACTGGGCCGCCGACATCCAGCACCTCGCGACGGCCAGGAAGCTCGAGGGGCTCTTGGCGGTCGGCTTCTCCCAGGGGGCGCCGTTCGCGCTGGCCTGCGCGGCCCGCGGGGTGGTGAAGGGCGTCGCCATCGTCGCGGGCGGCGACGAGCTGGCTCACCCCGTCACGCGACGGCTGCTCCATCCGGAGGTCGCGAAGCTGGTGGACCTCGTCGCCGCCGAACCGGCCCGCGCCGAGGCGTTCTTCGCCGGGATGAGCGCGCGGATGCTCTGGGACATGGTCATCGGCATGAGCTCCGAGGCCGACCGCGCCGTGTTCACCGAGCCGCGCTTCGCCGCCGCCTACCAGCGGGCCCTGGATGAAGGCTTCTCGCAGGGCTCCGCGGGCTATGCGCGAGACACCGTCCTGCACATGTCCCGCTGGCCGTTCGAGCTGGAGTCCCTCCGTGTCCCCGTGGACCTGTGGTACGGCGGCCTCGATACGAGCACCGTCCACTCTCCCGACAACGGCGAGACCCTGGCCCGGAGGATTCCCTCGGCACGGCGCCAGGTGCTCCCGCATGTCGGCTCCGCGCTGCCGTGGCTCCACGGCGAGGACATCCTCGGGTCGCTGCTCGCGCGGACGCAGTCGGCCTCGGGCTGA
- a CDS encoding sensor histidine kinase, with amino-acid sequence MSGQPLRLLLIEDSADDELLLLHELRSCGYDISHVRVTSREQLSRALDAGPWDAIISDYVLPGFDGLAAFSAVKQRGLDVPFLIVSGVIGEETAVAAMKAGVHDFLLKDKLGRLGPALARELREAAGRAERRHMQEQLLLSDRLASLGMLAAGVAHEINNPLTSLLMYLDLASSAPSERQVSQEDQQALRNAFECALHIRDIVRDIKIFARPDEQRLGTVDVNQVLDSVLRMAWHQALHRASLVKDYGQGALAYGSEARLAQVFLNLVINAAQAIPEHPTGPQEIRVVTRTEGTDAVRVEIHDTGAGIPLELRERIFEPFFTTKPAGVGTGLGLAICRRLVTEMGGRMGVESQPGQGSTFWVHLRAAQQPATVTSP; translated from the coding sequence ATGTCCGGTCAGCCTCTACGCCTGCTCCTCATCGAGGACTCCGCGGATGACGAACTGCTGCTGCTGCATGAGCTGCGCTCGTGTGGCTATGACATCTCCCATGTCCGCGTCACCTCACGCGAGCAGCTCTCACGCGCCCTGGATGCCGGGCCCTGGGATGCCATCATCTCCGACTATGTGCTCCCGGGGTTCGATGGGCTGGCGGCCTTCTCCGCGGTGAAGCAGCGCGGGCTGGATGTGCCCTTCCTCATCGTGTCGGGAGTGATTGGCGAGGAGACGGCCGTGGCGGCCATGAAGGCCGGCGTCCACGACTTCCTGCTCAAGGACAAGCTGGGACGCCTGGGCCCGGCCCTGGCCCGGGAGCTGCGCGAGGCCGCCGGGCGCGCCGAGCGTCGCCACATGCAGGAGCAGCTCCTGCTGTCGGACCGCCTCGCCTCGCTGGGCATGCTCGCCGCGGGTGTGGCCCATGAGATCAACAACCCGCTCACCTCGCTGCTCATGTACCTGGACCTCGCCTCGAGCGCTCCTTCCGAGCGGCAGGTTTCCCAGGAGGACCAGCAGGCGCTGCGCAACGCCTTCGAGTGCGCCCTGCACATCCGGGACATCGTCCGGGACATCAAGATCTTCGCCCGGCCCGATGAGCAGCGGCTGGGCACGGTGGACGTGAACCAGGTGCTCGACTCCGTGCTGCGCATGGCGTGGCACCAGGCCCTGCACCGGGCCAGTCTGGTCAAGGACTATGGACAGGGCGCGCTCGCCTACGGCAGCGAGGCGCGGCTGGCCCAGGTCTTCCTCAACCTGGTCATCAACGCGGCGCAGGCCATCCCCGAGCACCCCACGGGCCCCCAGGAGATCCGCGTGGTGACGCGCACGGAAGGCACCGACGCCGTGCGCGTGGAGATCCACGACACCGGCGCGGGCATTCCGCTCGAGCTGCGGGAGCGCATCTTCGAGCCCTTCTTCACCACGAAGCCGGCGGGGGTGGGCACCGGGCTCGGGCTGGCCATCTGCCGCCGCCTGGTGACCGAGATGGGCGGCCGCATGGGCGTGGAGAGCCAGCCGGGCCAGGGCAGCACGTTCTGGGTCCACCTGCGCGCCGCCCAGCAGCCCGCCACCGTGACGAGTCCCTGA
- the allB gene encoding allantoinase AllB produces the protein MNGGHWVLASRRVVTDSGVREAAIVIRDGKISAVLPQRSAPVGLPVRDVGSKVVMPGVVDCHAHINEPGRTEWEGFDTATRAAAAGGITTVVDMPLNSIPATTSLQALRTKAASAEGHCAIDYGFWGGVIPGNAGELEAMIDAGVTGFKCFLIHSGVDEFPHVTREDLDRAMPILARRGVPLIVHAELTPDERPPQGDTRTYRSYLESRPRRWEDDAIRMMVELCRKHGCRVHIVHLSSSDALKDIAAARSEGLPFTVETCPHYLTFDAEHIPDGATHLKCAPPIREAENREALWAGLAHGDIDMVVSDHSPCTPALKHLDRGDFAAAWGGIASLQFSLPAVWTGMRERGHGLEQLVRWMCHHPARLIGLEKVKGTLTPGADADLLVFDPDAAFTPEPSGVLHRHPLTPYTGRTLHGVVERTFVRGAPAYTRGEVVSRPAGQWVRRPGTA, from the coding sequence GTGAATGGAGGACACTGGGTGCTGGCCAGCCGCCGCGTCGTCACCGACAGCGGAGTGCGCGAGGCCGCGATCGTCATCCGCGACGGGAAGATCTCCGCCGTCCTGCCCCAGCGCTCGGCGCCCGTGGGGCTGCCCGTGCGCGACGTGGGCAGCAAGGTGGTGATGCCGGGCGTGGTGGACTGCCACGCGCACATCAACGAGCCCGGCCGCACCGAGTGGGAGGGCTTCGACACGGCCACGCGCGCCGCGGCCGCGGGCGGCATCACCACCGTGGTGGACATGCCGCTCAACTCCATCCCCGCCACCACCAGCCTGCAGGCGCTGCGCACCAAGGCCGCCTCCGCCGAGGGCCACTGCGCCATCGACTATGGCTTCTGGGGCGGCGTCATCCCCGGCAACGCGGGCGAATTGGAGGCGATGATCGACGCCGGGGTGACGGGCTTCAAGTGCTTCCTCATCCACTCGGGCGTGGACGAGTTCCCCCACGTCACCCGCGAGGATCTGGATCGCGCCATGCCCATCCTCGCCCGGCGCGGCGTGCCGCTCATCGTCCACGCGGAGCTCACCCCGGACGAGCGCCCGCCCCAGGGCGACACGCGCACCTACCGCAGCTACCTGGAGTCGCGCCCGCGCCGCTGGGAGGATGACGCCATCCGGATGATGGTGGAGCTGTGCCGCAAGCACGGCTGCCGCGTCCACATCGTCCACCTCTCGTCCTCGGACGCACTGAAGGACATCGCCGCCGCCAGGAGCGAGGGCCTGCCCTTCACCGTGGAGACGTGCCCGCACTACCTGACGTTCGACGCGGAGCACATCCCCGACGGCGCCACGCACCTCAAGTGCGCCCCGCCCATCCGCGAGGCGGAGAACCGCGAGGCGCTGTGGGCCGGGCTGGCGCACGGCGACATCGACATGGTGGTGTCGGACCACTCGCCGTGCACGCCCGCGCTCAAGCACCTGGACCGTGGAGACTTCGCCGCGGCGTGGGGTGGCATCGCCTCGCTCCAGTTCAGCCTGCCGGCGGTGTGGACGGGGATGCGCGAGCGCGGCCATGGCCTGGAGCAGCTCGTCCGGTGGATGTGCCACCACCCGGCCCGCCTCATCGGCCTGGAGAAGGTGAAGGGCACCCTGACGCCGGGTGCGGACGCGGATCTGCTCGTCTTCGATCCGGATGCGGCCTTCACGCCGGAGCCCTCGGGTGTGCTCCACCGCCACCCGCTCACGCCCTACACGGGCCGCACGCTCCACGGCGTGGTGGAGCGGACTTTCGTACGGGGCGCTCCGGCCTACACGCGTGGTGAAGTGGTGTCCCGTCCCGCGGGCCAGTGGGTGCGTCGCCCTGGCACGGCGTGA
- the alc gene encoding allantoicase, with translation MQTPEEGKVRVAFAELIDLAAEKVGGLALIANDEFFAPKENLLKPGRGVFIPDKYTEFGKWMDGWETRRKRVPGYDWCILQLGLPGVIRGVNVDTNHFLGNFPEYASVDGLEVQGTPTPESLTSAAWTEIVPKTKLVGGTQNYLPVASERRFTHVRLNIYPDGGVARFRVHGVVKPDPAKLRSGDLVDLAAAENGGIVVTTNDAFFGPKDNLILPGRATTMGEGWETRRKRVPGFDWIVVKLAVPGTVHKVEVDTNHFKGNFPDMCSLEGCFLKEDILDFANAKDIAWQEILPRTKLQAHHRHFYESELRAPGPFTHVRLNIFPDGGISRLRVHGRPA, from the coding sequence ATGCAGACCCCCGAGGAAGGCAAGGTGCGAGTCGCCTTCGCCGAACTCATCGATCTGGCCGCCGAGAAGGTGGGCGGCCTGGCTCTCATCGCCAATGACGAGTTCTTCGCGCCCAAGGAGAACCTGCTCAAGCCCGGGCGCGGCGTCTTCATCCCGGACAAGTACACGGAGTTCGGCAAGTGGATGGACGGCTGGGAGACGCGGCGCAAGCGCGTGCCCGGCTACGACTGGTGCATCCTCCAGCTGGGGCTGCCGGGCGTCATCCGCGGCGTGAACGTGGACACCAACCACTTCCTGGGCAACTTCCCCGAGTACGCCTCGGTGGACGGCCTGGAGGTGCAGGGCACTCCCACGCCCGAGTCGCTCACGAGCGCGGCGTGGACGGAGATCGTCCCGAAGACGAAGCTGGTGGGCGGCACGCAGAACTACCTGCCCGTGGCCAGCGAGCGGCGGTTCACGCACGTGCGGCTCAACATCTACCCGGACGGCGGCGTGGCGCGCTTCCGCGTGCACGGCGTGGTGAAGCCGGATCCGGCGAAGCTGCGCTCGGGAGATTTGGTGGACCTGGCGGCGGCGGAGAATGGCGGCATCGTCGTGACGACGAATGACGCGTTCTTCGGGCCCAAGGACAACCTCATCCTCCCGGGCCGGGCCACCACCATGGGCGAGGGCTGGGAGACGCGGCGCAAGCGCGTGCCGGGCTTCGACTGGATCGTCGTCAAGCTGGCGGTGCCGGGCACGGTGCACAAGGTGGAGGTGGACACCAACCACTTCAAGGGCAACTTCCCGGACATGTGCTCGCTGGAGGGGTGCTTCCTGAAGGAGGACATCCTGGACTTCGCCAACGCGAAGGACATCGCGTGGCAGGAGATCCTCCCGCGCACGAAGCTGCAGGCGCACCACCGGCACTTCTACGAGTCGGAGCTGCGCGCGCCGGGGCCCTTCACCCACGTGCGGCTCAACATATTCCCGGACGGCGGCATCAGCCGGCTGCGGGTGCACGGGCGTCCGGCGTGA
- the uraD gene encoding 2-oxo-4-hydroxy-4-carboxy-5-ureidoimidazoline decarboxylase, producing MTRIDWLNGLPYEEAKAEFMRCCGSSRWADAMARARPFKDLSAVFAEAGWLWSQTGPEDWKEAISHHPRVGDVSKLRERFKATGAWSEQEQKGVQGASEDVIQGLADGNREYEARFGFIFLICATGKSAQELLEHLRERMNNPPALELRIAAGEQAQITRLRLEKLLTSP from the coding sequence GTGACGAGGATCGACTGGCTCAATGGCCTGCCCTACGAGGAGGCCAAGGCGGAGTTCATGCGCTGCTGCGGCTCCAGCCGCTGGGCGGACGCCATGGCCCGGGCACGGCCATTCAAGGACCTCTCCGCGGTGTTCGCGGAGGCCGGCTGGCTCTGGTCCCAGACGGGGCCGGAGGACTGGAAGGAGGCCATCTCGCACCACCCGCGCGTGGGAGACGTCTCCAAGCTGCGCGAGCGCTTCAAGGCCACCGGGGCCTGGTCCGAGCAGGAGCAGAAGGGCGTGCAGGGCGCGAGCGAGGACGTCATCCAGGGGCTGGCGGATGGCAACCGCGAGTACGAGGCGCGCTTCGGCTTCATCTTCCTCATCTGCGCCACGGGGAAGAGCGCCCAGGAGCTCCTCGAGCACCTGCGCGAGCGCATGAACAACCCGCCGGCGCTGGAGCTGCGCATCGCGGCGGGAGAGCAGGCGCAGATCACCCGCCTTCGGTTGGAGAAGCTCCTCACATCGCCATGA
- the uraH gene encoding hydroxyisourate hydrolase, which yields MSTLSTHVLDTQWGRPAAGVPILLEAQERSGGGWRELARGTTNSDGRVRDFLPAGTNLEPGIYRMTFDTAEYFRAHSVRGFYPYVSVVFEIHSSGEHYHVPLLLSPFGYSTYRGS from the coding sequence ATGAGCACCCTGTCCACGCACGTCCTCGATACGCAGTGGGGCCGCCCGGCGGCCGGAGTTCCCATCCTCCTGGAGGCGCAGGAGCGCTCGGGCGGCGGCTGGCGCGAGCTGGCCCGCGGCACCACCAACTCGGATGGCCGGGTGAGGGACTTCCTGCCCGCGGGCACGAACCTGGAGCCCGGCATCTACCGGATGACGTTCGACACGGCGGAGTACTTCCGAGCGCACTCGGTGCGGGGCTTCTACCCGTACGTCTCGGTGGTGTTCGAGATCCACTCCTCGGGCGAGCACTACCACGTGCCGCTGCTGCTGAGCCCCTTCGGCTACTCCACGTACCGTGGTAGCTGA